A genomic segment from Bradyrhizobium diazoefficiens USDA 110 encodes:
- a CDS encoding SagB/ThcOx family dehydrogenase, translating into MQPDGNLVAFLGDYSVNLGQFSKAAIDRARHLSTGLPLASFAGKSAVARDVDALVHRLARQGLLEYRLASSCDERDLVVIEPQVPEYWPRRAKLGNRDTIVLSRFAYLRRRGNEMVLESPRAGALFRIGDPAVAATLAALSQPQKIGKLNRKAATFNLCLLELLVESRILLKLDAKDGQGLRVNEGDGNLVLWDFHDLVFHTRSTEGRQANPVGAAFTYASIVPPLPAVRPPWPGSKIDLRKFSSPEPISLFPKLLRERHSTRDFDDKNPVTLGELAQFLDTTARVVSEWKSGPYFDGGPDVTYSTRPYPSAGSAYELELYLTVSNCEGLARGLYHYDAGSHALVAISASTQQLQAHAVAAQFAMDAPGQPQILITIAARFGRVSWKYSSIAYSLILKDVGSLIQTFYLAATDMDLGGCAIGSTNIDLFATMTELEFHIEGPVGQFALGRGRKLDIPS; encoded by the coding sequence ATGCAGCCGGACGGAAACCTCGTCGCCTTTCTGGGCGACTATTCCGTCAACCTCGGACAATTCAGTAAGGCCGCGATAGACCGCGCGCGACATCTGAGCACCGGCCTTCCGCTCGCGTCCTTTGCAGGCAAGAGCGCCGTCGCGAGAGACGTCGACGCCCTGGTACACCGCTTGGCCCGGCAGGGGCTTCTGGAATACCGCCTCGCCTCCTCGTGCGACGAGCGGGACCTCGTGGTCATCGAGCCTCAAGTCCCCGAATACTGGCCGCGACGCGCGAAGCTGGGCAACCGTGATACCATTGTGTTGTCACGCTTTGCCTATCTGCGCCGGCGCGGCAATGAGATGGTTCTGGAATCGCCACGCGCCGGCGCGCTGTTCCGGATTGGCGATCCCGCCGTCGCCGCCACCCTTGCTGCGCTGTCGCAGCCTCAGAAGATCGGCAAGCTCAACCGGAAGGCAGCCACTTTCAATCTCTGTCTGCTCGAACTGTTGGTGGAAAGCCGGATCCTGCTCAAGCTCGATGCGAAAGACGGACAAGGCCTGCGAGTGAATGAAGGCGACGGCAATCTCGTTCTCTGGGATTTCCATGACCTGGTGTTTCACACGCGGAGCACGGAGGGGCGGCAAGCCAATCCGGTCGGCGCCGCTTTCACCTATGCGAGCATCGTTCCGCCGCTGCCTGCGGTGCGCCCGCCCTGGCCCGGCAGCAAGATCGACCTACGCAAATTCTCCTCCCCGGAGCCGATCTCTCTCTTCCCGAAGCTGTTGCGCGAACGCCATTCAACACGAGATTTCGACGACAAGAATCCTGTCACGCTCGGCGAACTCGCACAGTTTCTCGACACCACCGCGCGCGTCGTGTCCGAATGGAAGAGCGGCCCGTATTTTGACGGCGGTCCCGACGTCACCTACAGCACGAGGCCATATCCGTCGGCGGGCAGCGCCTACGAGCTGGAATTGTACCTGACGGTCTCGAACTGCGAAGGACTTGCGCGCGGACTCTACCACTACGATGCAGGGAGCCACGCGCTGGTGGCGATCAGCGCCTCCACCCAACAACTCCAGGCGCACGCGGTGGCAGCCCAGTTCGCCATGGACGCGCCGGGTCAGCCACAAATCCTGATCACGATCGCGGCGCGCTTTGGGCGGGTCTCCTGGAAATACAGCTCAATCGCATATTCGTTGATCCTGAAGGATGTCGGCAGCCTGATCCAGACGTTTTACCTGGCCGCGACCGATATGGACCTCGGCGGCTGCGCCATCGGGAGCACCAACATCGACCTGTTCGCGACAATGACGGAGCTGGAATTCCATATAGAAGGCCCGGTCGGTCAATTCGCGCTCGGGCGCGGCAGGAAGCTCGATATCCCGAGCTAG
- a CDS encoding ABC transporter permease, which produces MTDATLKDTEAFSSEVDTGSRRENASKLESRAPFRFHRNGKGSSVRRRISLPAIPVSVALAVTWIVAMLVIAAFAEKIAPYGYTQLDLRNRLASPGNVAHWLGTDELGRDVLSRLLVSIRISLLIAFGATAISAIVGTTLGFFAAHFRGTVEQLVLMLTDFQASMPFLIMALAVLAFFGNSLPLLIGLMGLFGWERYARIARGLAISANAQGYAAAVRQLGATPSRIYLRHILPNIASTLIVSTTLVFPEVILMESGLSFLGLGVQPPMTSLGNMVGYGREYLTRAPWIMLAPATTIVVTTLAVSVIGDWLRDRLDPTLQ; this is translated from the coding sequence ATGACCGACGCGACGCTGAAGGACACCGAAGCGTTTTCAAGCGAAGTGGACACCGGTTCGCGTAGAGAAAACGCGTCAAAACTGGAATCTAGAGCCCCGTTCCGATTTCATCGGAACGGAAAGGGCTCTAGCGTCCGCCGCCGCATCAGCCTGCCGGCGATCCCGGTGTCTGTCGCGCTTGCGGTCACCTGGATCGTCGCGATGCTGGTGATTGCGGCCTTCGCCGAGAAGATCGCGCCCTATGGCTACACCCAGCTCGACCTGCGCAATCGTCTGGCGTCGCCCGGCAATGTCGCGCACTGGCTCGGCACCGACGAGCTTGGCCGCGACGTGCTGTCGCGCCTCCTCGTCTCGATCCGCATCTCGCTCCTGATCGCCTTCGGCGCCACCGCGATCTCGGCGATTGTCGGCACCACGCTCGGCTTTTTCGCCGCGCATTTCCGCGGGACCGTCGAGCAGCTCGTGCTGATGCTGACCGATTTCCAGGCCAGCATGCCCTTCCTGATCATGGCGCTGGCCGTGCTCGCCTTCTTCGGCAATTCGCTGCCGCTGCTGATCGGCCTGATGGGCCTGTTCGGCTGGGAGCGCTACGCCCGCATCGCGCGGGGACTGGCCATCTCCGCCAACGCCCAAGGCTATGCCGCCGCGGTCCGTCAGCTCGGCGCGACGCCGTCGCGGATTTACCTCCGGCACATCCTGCCCAACATCGCCTCGACCCTGATCGTGTCGACGACGCTGGTCTTCCCCGAGGTGATCCTGATGGAGTCGGGCCTGTCCTTCCTCGGCCTCGGCGTGCAGCCGCCGATGACCAGCCTCGGCAACATGGTCGGCTACGGCCGCGAATACCTTACCCGGGCGCCCTGGATCATGCTGGCGCCGGCGACCACCATCGTCGTCACCACGCTGGCGGTCTCCGTGATCGGCGACTGGCTGCGCGACCGGCTCGATCCCACTCTGCAATAG
- a CDS encoding ABC transporter permease, protein MGRYFAIRIGRAALTIVLVVTFAFVVLRLSGDPALMILGPEAPPEVIAAFRKAWGLDDPIWFQYLDYFSAIARGELGRSMRDGRPAIQLVLERIPATLALTLPAFFFKVALGVPAGIYAALHRGSAIDRAVMMTAVAGFTVPSFVLALLLVLVFAVQLGWLPSGGQDSWRHAILPIATLSLGGAAVLARFTRSAMLEVLGQPYIRTASAKGVPWRRVVTSHALPNAAIPTVTILGFMVGTLIAGAVVVESVFSWPGVGRLLVVAVANRDLAVVQCILLLVALTMVTSNLVVDFLYGFLDPRLRAKGAHA, encoded by the coding sequence ATGGGACGCTATTTCGCCATTCGCATCGGACGCGCGGCGCTGACGATCGTGCTCGTCGTCACCTTCGCCTTCGTCGTGCTGCGGCTGTCAGGCGATCCGGCCCTGATGATTTTGGGACCGGAAGCGCCGCCGGAGGTGATCGCTGCATTCCGCAAGGCGTGGGGGCTGGATGATCCCATCTGGTTCCAGTATCTCGATTACTTCAGCGCCATCGCGCGAGGCGAGCTCGGCCGCTCCATGCGCGACGGCCGTCCCGCGATCCAACTCGTCCTTGAGCGGATCCCCGCAACATTGGCGCTGACGCTGCCGGCGTTCTTCTTCAAGGTCGCGCTCGGCGTTCCCGCCGGCATCTACGCCGCGCTGCATCGCGGCTCTGCGATCGACCGTGCCGTGATGATGACGGCGGTCGCCGGGTTCACCGTGCCGAGTTTTGTCCTTGCGCTGCTGCTCGTGCTCGTCTTCGCCGTGCAGCTGGGCTGGCTGCCGTCGGGCGGGCAGGACAGCTGGCGTCACGCGATCCTGCCGATCGCGACGCTGAGCCTTGGCGGCGCAGCGGTGCTGGCGCGCTTCACCCGCAGCGCGATGCTGGAGGTGCTGGGCCAGCCCTATATCCGTACGGCTTCCGCCAAGGGTGTGCCGTGGCGCAGGGTGGTGACCTCGCATGCGCTGCCAAATGCGGCGATCCCGACCGTCACCATTCTCGGCTTCATGGTGGGAACGCTGATCGCGGGCGCCGTCGTGGTCGAGAGCGTGTTTTCGTGGCCGGGGGTAGGGCGCCTGCTTGTCGTCGCCGTCGCCAACCGCGACCTCGCGGTCGTGCAATGCATCCTGCTGCTGGTTGCGTTGACCATGGTCACGTCGAACCTGGTCGTCGACTTCCTCTACGGCTTCCTCGATCCGCGGCTGCGCGCCAAGGGAGCGCATGCATGA
- a CDS encoding ABC transporter ATP-binding protein: protein MSAPLVEVSAISRSYSMRSGMFGRSTAVHAVDGVSLAIPKGETLGLVGESGSGKSTTGRIVLGLEPPDRGEVRFDGKPMAAPGTQAWRAQRARMQMIFQDPLGALDRRLPVATQIREPLDIHGLGTPGERDERVRELLQAVELTPAHGARYPGALSGGQRQRIVLARALATKPDFLVCDEPVSALDVSIQAQVVNLLADLQGQLGLTLLFISHDLRVVRQISNIVAVMYLGRIVEIGSADDLFARPEHPYTQALVSASPAPGRRSAGRIVLAGDPPNPAARPRGCAFHPRCPRAIARCASEVPALSAVGGDRQVACHLVTGAQTRDAA, encoded by the coding sequence ATGAGCGCGCCGCTCGTCGAAGTGTCCGCGATCTCGCGCAGCTACAGCATGCGTTCCGGGATGTTCGGCCGGAGCACGGCCGTCCATGCGGTCGATGGCGTCTCGCTGGCCATCCCCAAGGGCGAAACGCTGGGCCTCGTCGGCGAGTCCGGCTCGGGTAAATCCACCACGGGTCGCATCGTGCTCGGCCTCGAGCCGCCCGATCGCGGCGAGGTGCGGTTTGACGGCAAGCCCATGGCAGCGCCTGGCACGCAGGCGTGGCGCGCGCAGCGGGCGCGCATGCAGATGATCTTCCAGGATCCATTGGGAGCGCTGGACCGGCGCTTGCCGGTCGCGACACAGATCCGCGAGCCCTTGGACATTCATGGCCTCGGTACGCCGGGCGAACGCGATGAGCGGGTGCGCGAATTGCTGCAGGCGGTCGAACTGACGCCTGCGCATGGCGCGCGCTATCCCGGCGCACTCTCGGGCGGACAACGCCAGCGCATCGTGCTGGCGCGGGCGTTGGCGACAAAACCTGATTTCCTCGTCTGCGACGAGCCGGTCAGCGCGCTCGATGTCTCGATCCAGGCGCAGGTGGTGAATTTGCTCGCCGATCTTCAGGGACAGCTTGGTCTCACGCTGCTCTTCATCAGCCACGACCTGCGCGTCGTCCGCCAGATCAGCAATATCGTCGCCGTGATGTATCTCGGCCGCATCGTCGAGATCGGCAGCGCCGACGATCTCTTTGCGCGGCCGGAGCATCCCTATACGCAGGCACTCGTCTCGGCCTCGCCGGCGCCGGGCCGCCGCAGCGCGGGCCGCATCGTACTGGCGGGCGATCCGCCGAACCCGGCCGCGCGCCCCCGAGGCTGCGCCTTCCATCCGCGTTGCCCGCGCGCGATCGCGCGCTGCGCGAGCGAGGTGCCGGCGCTCTCGGCCGTCGGCGGTGACAGGCAGGTCGCCTGCCACCTCGTCACGGGCGCCCAAACGCGGGACGCCGCGTGA
- a CDS encoding ABC transporter ATP-binding protein, which translates to MSPLVSIEGLSVAFNGVPVLRGVDLTLRKGEALGLVGESGSGKSVTWLAALGLLPRHARVLGSVRLDGHELLGAPAVELDRVRGGRVAMIFQDPASALNPVLTIRKQLCEALALHRDLSGEAVKAEARRLLDLVGIPDAGRRLSAYPHEFSGGQVQRIMIAMALAGNPDLLIADEPTTALDATIQAQILELLSSIRREMSMAMVLISHDLGVVAENCDRVAVMYAGRIIEEAPANQLFADPVHPYAQGLIGALPPLDGPRRRLTAIPGTVPDPASMPDGCAFAPRCALAAGPCGLAAPSLAPITNDRAVACIRAEASRRALLGIAAE; encoded by the coding sequence GTGTCGCCGCTGGTCAGCATTGAAGGCCTGAGCGTCGCCTTCAACGGCGTGCCGGTGCTGCGTGGCGTCGATCTCACCCTGCGCAAGGGCGAGGCCCTCGGCCTCGTCGGGGAATCCGGCTCCGGCAAGTCGGTGACGTGGCTTGCCGCGCTGGGCCTGCTGCCGCGGCATGCGCGGGTCCTGGGCTCGGTGCGGCTCGACGGGCACGAGCTCCTGGGCGCGCCCGCGGTTGAACTCGATCGGGTCCGGGGCGGGCGGGTCGCCATGATCTTCCAGGATCCGGCGAGCGCGCTCAACCCGGTGCTGACCATCCGCAAGCAGCTCTGCGAGGCCCTGGCGCTGCATCGCGATCTCTCTGGAGAAGCGGTGAAAGCCGAAGCGCGACGGCTGCTCGATCTCGTCGGCATTCCCGACGCAGGCCGGCGGCTGTCCGCCTATCCGCATGAATTCTCCGGCGGTCAGGTGCAGCGCATCATGATCGCGATGGCGCTCGCCGGAAATCCCGACCTGCTGATTGCGGACGAGCCGACCACCGCGCTCGACGCCACCATTCAAGCCCAGATCCTGGAGCTGCTCTCGTCGATCCGCCGCGAGATGAGCATGGCGATGGTCCTGATTAGCCACGACCTCGGCGTCGTCGCCGAGAATTGCGACCGCGTCGCCGTGATGTATGCCGGCCGCATCATCGAGGAGGCGCCGGCCAACCAGCTCTTCGCCGATCCCGTGCATCCCTACGCACAAGGCCTGATCGGCGCGCTGCCGCCGCTCGACGGTCCGCGCCGGCGCCTCACCGCCATTCCCGGCACGGTGCCCGATCCCGCGAGTATGCCTGATGGCTGTGCGTTCGCGCCGCGTTGCGCGTTGGCGGCCGGGCCGTGCGGCCTCGCCGCGCCGAGCCTGGCACCGATCACGAACGACCGCGCGGTCGCGTGCATCCGGGCCGAGGCCTCGCGCCGCGCACTGCTTGGGATCGCCGCCGAATGA
- a CDS encoding ABC transporter substrate-binding protein — translation MSKLTRRTILKSGTAAAGTLLLPRFAIAQGDNRPSVTIAVQKVTNANVLDVLREQSNVGERVFFSSIWEGLISKNWRGSLEAVPGLATEWRRIDDQTVEVKLRQGVKFHNGDELTAEDVVFSFSRERMFGETEAKSRSTIQAFEKIPTPRPGKELPPDVPAVARRIWPDLVRVDAVDKYTVRFYNATPDVTIEGRLSRYGSDIMNRRAWDESASYLDWARKPVTTGPYRVVELKPDVSLTLEAHDEYWGGRPPLKRIRFLEVPEVASRINGLLSGEYQFACDIPPDQIAGIEKNAAFEVQGGTILNHRLTVFDKNHAQLANPLVRRAFTHAIDRQAIVDSLWAGRTRVPKGLQWEFYGDMFNADWNVPAYDPKLAQDLLKQANYKGDPIPYRLLNNYYTNQVATAQVLVEMWKSVGLNVQIETKENWSQIMERAPTRAVRDWSNSAAFNDPVSSLVAQHGPNGQQQQIGEWTNAELNTLSEFLETSTDRAARKKAFRRMLEIAEREDPAYTVLHQNATFTAKPKSIKWKASPAFAMDFRAGNFEA, via the coding sequence ATGAGCAAACTCACCCGTCGCACCATCCTGAAATCCGGCACCGCGGCTGCGGGCACGCTGCTGCTGCCGCGCTTTGCTATCGCGCAAGGCGACAATCGTCCGTCGGTGACGATCGCCGTGCAGAAGGTGACCAACGCGAACGTGCTGGACGTGCTGCGCGAGCAGTCCAATGTCGGCGAGCGCGTGTTCTTCTCCTCGATCTGGGAGGGCCTGATTTCCAAGAACTGGCGCGGCAGCCTCGAGGCCGTGCCGGGCCTTGCGACCGAGTGGCGCCGCATCGACGACCAGACCGTCGAGGTGAAGCTGCGCCAGGGCGTCAAGTTCCACAATGGCGACGAGCTGACGGCGGAGGACGTGGTCTTCTCCTTCAGCCGCGAACGCATGTTCGGCGAGACCGAGGCCAAGAGCCGCTCCACCATCCAGGCCTTCGAGAAGATCCCGACGCCGCGTCCGGGCAAGGAACTGCCGCCCGATGTGCCCGCCGTCGCGCGCCGGATCTGGCCGGACCTCGTGCGCGTCGACGCCGTCGACAAATACACCGTGCGCTTCTACAACGCGACGCCCGACGTCACCATCGAAGGCCGGCTGTCGCGCTACGGCTCCGACATCATGAACCGCCGGGCCTGGGACGAGTCCGCAAGCTATCTCGACTGGGCGCGCAAGCCTGTTACCACCGGGCCCTACCGGGTCGTCGAGCTCAAGCCCGACGTCTCGCTGACGCTGGAAGCACACGATGAATATTGGGGCGGCCGTCCGCCGCTCAAGCGCATCCGCTTCCTCGAAGTCCCTGAAGTCGCGAGCCGCATCAACGGGCTGCTCTCGGGCGAGTACCAGTTCGCTTGCGACATCCCGCCGGACCAGATCGCCGGCATCGAGAAGAATGCGGCGTTCGAAGTGCAGGGCGGCACCATCCTCAATCACCGCCTGACCGTGTTCGACAAGAACCACGCCCAGCTCGCCAATCCGCTGGTGCGGCGCGCCTTTACCCACGCGATCGACCGCCAGGCCATCGTCGACAGCCTGTGGGCCGGCCGCACCCGCGTGCCGAAGGGCCTGCAGTGGGAATTCTACGGCGACATGTTCAATGCCGACTGGAACGTGCCGGCCTATGATCCGAAGCTCGCGCAGGACCTGCTGAAGCAGGCCAACTACAAGGGCGATCCGATCCCGTATCGCCTGCTCAACAACTACTACACCAACCAGGTCGCGACCGCGCAGGTCCTGGTCGAGATGTGGAAGTCGGTCGGCCTCAACGTCCAGATCGAGACCAAGGAGAACTGGTCGCAGATCATGGAACGTGCGCCCACGCGCGCCGTGCGCGACTGGTCGAACTCGGCCGCCTTCAACGATCCCGTCTCCTCGCTGGTCGCCCAGCACGGGCCGAACGGCCAGCAGCAACAGATCGGCGAGTGGACCAACGCCGAGCTGAACACGCTTTCGGAGTTCTTGGAAACCTCGACCGACCGCGCGGCGCGCAAGAAGGCGTTCCGCCGCATGCTGGAGATCGCCGAGCGCGAGGACCCCGCCTACACGGTGCTGCATCAGAACGCGACCTTCACGGCCAAGCCGAAATCGATCAAGTGGAAGGCATCGCCCGCCTTCGCGATGGATTTCCGCGCCGGCAATTTCGAGGCCTGA
- a CDS encoding sugar phosphate isomerase/epimerase family protein — MSKPVLGAALSIKSIPAHRDWLLERQRDLEIQDFFRADLLDSDWRATAGEIKQMLAGHTGRLGIHGPFWGFKIDSHDPMIRQAVTKRLLQGLEAAEFLGATQMVIHSPFTTWDHNNLDLYPDNRGNLVERVRATLAEVIARAETTGCEIVIENIEDKDPRDRVRLAKALESGKVRVSLDTGHANYAHISTGAPPVDYYVETAGDMLTHVHLQDTDGFADRHWAPGEGNIPWVAVFRALGRLTSNPRLILELRKHDDVRAGAAHLAALGLAE, encoded by the coding sequence ATGTCGAAGCCGGTGTTGGGCGCCGCACTGTCCATCAAATCGATCCCCGCGCATCGCGACTGGCTTCTGGAACGGCAGCGCGATCTCGAGATCCAGGATTTCTTCCGCGCCGATCTCCTCGATAGCGACTGGCGCGCGACCGCCGGCGAGATCAAGCAGATGCTCGCAGGCCATACCGGTCGGCTCGGCATCCACGGGCCGTTCTGGGGTTTCAAGATCGACAGCCACGACCCGATGATCCGCCAGGCGGTGACCAAGCGCCTGCTGCAGGGGCTGGAAGCCGCCGAGTTCCTCGGCGCCACGCAGATGGTGATCCATTCGCCGTTCACGACCTGGGACCACAACAATCTCGATCTTTATCCGGACAATCGCGGCAATCTGGTCGAACGGGTCAGGGCGACCCTCGCCGAAGTGATCGCGCGTGCCGAGACGACCGGCTGCGAGATCGTCATCGAGAACATCGAGGACAAGGATCCGCGCGACCGCGTGCGCCTCGCCAAGGCGCTGGAGAGCGGCAAGGTCCGCGTCTCGCTCGACACCGGCCACGCCAACTACGCCCACATCTCCACCGGCGCGCCGCCGGTCGACTACTATGTCGAGACCGCCGGCGACATGCTGACGCATGTGCATCTCCAGGACACCGACGGCTTTGCCGACCGGCACTGGGCGCCGGGCGAGGGCAACATCCCGTGGGTCGCGGTGTTCCGCGCGCTGGGCCGGCTGACCTCGAACCCGCGGCTGATCCTCGAACTCCGCAAACACGACGACGTCCGCGCCGGCGCAGCCCATCTCGCCGCGCTTGGCCTCGCAGAATAA
- a CDS encoding GrlR family regulatory protein, which produces MSAGEGSETGEEASVVNGLYIFDIEMRDGKRGQARGVVVLCDGRIMGGDSYFYYTGSYTFRNGKWRGDMIVNQHTEAVGRSLVFGGREVTCGFSGDYFPGGAEVEGMALVGKISVTFTARLTLKDAM; this is translated from the coding sequence ATGTCGGCCGGGGAAGGCTCAGAAACGGGTGAAGAGGCCAGCGTCGTCAACGGCCTTTACATCTTCGACATCGAAATGCGTGACGGCAAGCGCGGGCAGGCGCGGGGCGTGGTCGTGCTCTGCGACGGACGTATCATGGGTGGTGACAGCTATTTCTACTACACCGGCAGCTACACGTTCCGGAACGGGAAATGGCGTGGCGACATGATCGTCAACCAGCACACAGAAGCGGTCGGCCGGTCTCTCGTGTTCGGAGGCAGGGAGGTCACCTGCGGCTTTTCCGGCGATTATTTCCCCGGTGGCGCGGAAGTCGAGGGAATGGCGCTGGTCGGCAAGATCAGCGTGACGTTCACGGCGCGGCTGACGCTGAAGGATGCGATGTGA
- a CDS encoding NAD(+) synthase, translating to MTFHSIYAHGFARVAACVTTSHVADPSANAKAILAAANACHEQSAAVAVFPELCLSGYAIEDLVKQDPLLDAVERGLAAIVEASDALMTVLIVGAPLRFGHRIYNCAVVIHRGNVLGVVPKSYLPTYREFYEGRHFASGAGIAGETIVFGGLHAPFGVDLLFAAEDVPGLTIGVEICEDMWIPVTPASELALAGASVLINLSGSPITIGRARSRALLCQSTSARCLAAYVYSAAGAGESTTDLAWDGQTSIYENGVLLAEGERFRQGGQITFADVDLDLLRQERALMGTFDDNRRQREAFFRKVTFALKPPASDIGFLRKVERFPFVPSDESLLEQDCYEAYNIQVAGLVQRMRATGTKRVVIGVSGGLDSTHALIVAAKAVDLLGLPRENILAYTMPGFATGSESKTNALALMKSLQTNWQELDIRTTATQMLKDIGHPFGKGEKVYDVTFENVQAGLRTDYLFRLANHHGGIVIGTGDLSELALGWCTYGVGDQMAHYNVNAGVPKTLIQHLIRWVIASQQFSDDVNRTLASILSAEISPELVPVKPGEKPQSTEASVGPYELQDFNLFYTLRFGMRPSKIAFMALQAWKDVAKGEWPPAFPNDRRKAYELPEIRRWLEVFLRRFFAFSQFKRSAMPNGPKVSAGGSLSPRGDWRAPSDSSAAAWLEDLDRNVPN from the coding sequence ATGACTTTCCACTCGATCTACGCCCACGGATTTGCGCGCGTGGCGGCCTGCGTGACCACCTCCCACGTCGCCGATCCCTCGGCCAATGCCAAGGCCATCCTGGCGGCCGCCAATGCCTGCCACGAACAGTCGGCGGCGGTTGCCGTGTTTCCCGAGCTGTGCCTGTCCGGCTATGCGATCGAAGACCTGGTCAAGCAGGATCCGCTGCTCGACGCCGTCGAGCGCGGTCTCGCGGCCATCGTCGAGGCCTCCGATGCATTGATGACCGTCCTGATCGTCGGCGCGCCGCTGCGCTTTGGTCATCGCATCTACAATTGCGCCGTCGTCATTCATCGCGGCAACGTCCTCGGCGTGGTGCCGAAGAGTTACCTGCCGACCTACCGTGAGTTCTACGAGGGGCGGCATTTCGCCTCCGGCGCCGGCATCGCCGGAGAGACGATCGTCTTCGGCGGGCTGCATGCACCGTTCGGCGTCGATCTGCTGTTCGCGGCCGAGGACGTGCCGGGCCTCACCATCGGCGTCGAGATCTGCGAGGACATGTGGATCCCGGTGACCCCGGCCTCGGAGCTCGCGCTCGCAGGCGCCAGCGTGCTGATAAACCTCTCGGGCAGCCCGATCACGATCGGCCGGGCGCGCTCGCGCGCACTGCTGTGCCAATCGACCTCGGCGCGCTGCCTCGCGGCCTACGTCTATTCCGCCGCAGGGGCAGGGGAATCGACCACTGATCTGGCCTGGGATGGCCAGACCTCGATCTACGAGAACGGCGTGCTGCTGGCCGAGGGCGAGCGGTTCCGCCAGGGCGGCCAGATCACGTTCGCCGACGTCGATCTCGACCTGCTCAGGCAGGAACGCGCCTTGATGGGGACGTTCGACGACAACCGCCGGCAGCGCGAGGCGTTCTTCCGCAAGGTGACGTTCGCGTTGAAGCCGCCGGCCTCCGATATCGGCTTCCTGCGCAAGGTCGAGCGCTTTCCGTTCGTGCCGAGCGACGAGAGCCTGCTCGAGCAGGACTGCTACGAGGCCTACAACATCCAGGTCGCCGGCCTCGTGCAGCGCATGCGCGCGACCGGCACCAAGCGCGTCGTCATCGGCGTCTCGGGCGGGCTCGATTCCACCCACGCGCTGATCGTCGCCGCCAAGGCCGTCGACCTGCTCGGCCTGCCGCGTGAAAACATCCTCGCCTACACGATGCCGGGATTTGCCACCGGCAGCGAGAGCAAGACCAATGCGCTGGCGCTGATGAAGTCCTTGCAGACGAATTGGCAGGAACTCGACATCCGCACCACTGCAACCCAGATGCTGAAGGATATCGGCCATCCCTTCGGCAAGGGCGAGAAGGTCTACGACGTCACCTTCGAGAACGTGCAGGCGGGTCTGCGCACGGACTATCTGTTCCGCCTCGCCAACCACCACGGCGGCATCGTCATCGGAACCGGCGATCTCTCCGAGCTCGCGCTGGGCTGGTGCACCTATGGCGTCGGCGACCAGATGGCGCACTACAATGTCAATGCCGGCGTGCCGAAGACGCTGATTCAGCATCTGATCCGCTGGGTGATCGCCTCGCAGCAGTTCAGCGATGACGTCAACCGGACGCTTGCCTCGATCCTGTCGGCCGAAATCTCGCCCGAGCTGGTTCCGGTCAAGCCCGGCGAGAAACCGCAAAGCACCGAAGCCTCCGTCGGCCCCTACGAGCTCCAGGATTTCAACCTGTTCTATACGCTCCGCTTCGGCATGCGGCCGTCCAAGATCGCTTTCATGGCGCTCCAGGCGTGGAAGGATGTCGCCAAGGGCGAATGGCCGCCAGCGTTCCCGAACGATCGGCGCAAGGCCTACGAGCTTCCCGAGATCCGCCGCTGGCTCGAAGTGTTCCTGCGCCGCTTCTTCGCCTTCAGCCAGTTCAAGCGCTCGGCCATGCCGAACGGCCCGAAGGTTTCGGCCGGCGGCTCGCTGTCGCCGCGCGGCGACTGGCGTGCACCGTCGGATTCGAGCGCAGCGGCATGGCTCGAGGATCTCGACCGGAACGTACCGAACTGA